GGCAATTAGCTGGACGCCTGATGGTAAGAAATTCTGCGTTTCAAGTCAGTATATTGGCTCAGCGAACGGGTATGATATAAGATATAAATATATAATTTATGACGAGGCCGGAGCGAAGTTGCTTTCGAAAAATGATGCTGGCATCACCAATGCCATTAGCCCTGATGGGAAGTATATATTAACCATCAATGGCATAAAAGGGATGATTGAATTGTATGACAATAAAGGCAGTCTGATTAAGGCGATTGATAAACCGGTTGGATATTATGAAGGGATAGGGCCTACGGGTAAGGTTCAGTTTGTGAAGGACAAGATATTCGTCTTGGTTAGAAATGAATTAACCGACGTCAACTCATATAAACTATATGCCCTTAAACGCAATGGTGATCTGCTTTTTAAAGTAGAGGATTTTAATAGGGAGTATGTTACTGCCGATTTTGTTACATCAAATAAAGGTGATTTTGTTATTTTACACTCAGGCAATCCTTATAAGGGATATTTAAGAAAATATAATGATAGCGGTAAAATGATGTGGCAAATTAATACAGAAGTAGGACAACTAGGACTTATATTAAGTGATAATAATAAATATCTTTGTGCACATTTAGATGGTGGGGCCTTTTTGGTGAATACTAGTACCAAAGCATACTACAAAGTTATAAATGAAAAAATAAGTACAAGCGGTAGAAAAGTAATGGTATTTGA
This window of the Candidatus Edwardsbacteria bacterium genome carries:
- a CDS encoding WD40 repeat domain-containing protein — its product is MNHILKYLSLATILGILCLYGNNYLCAAEQPDSEAVHTVWTSPELDGEVLELFFSPDTTVCYPEKALIFRETYWYKLVYFNSGGGIVKTTTLATRSEKPWDIPWAISWTPDGKKFCVSSQYIGSANGYDIRYKYIIYDEAGAKLLSKNDAGITNAISPDGKYILTINGIKGMIELYDNKGSLIKAIDKPVGYYEGIGPTGKVQFVKDKIFVLVRNELTDVNSYKLYALKRNGDLLFKVEDFNREYVTADFVTSNKGDFVILHSGNPYKGYLRKYNDSGKMMWQINTEVGQLGLILSDNNKYLCAHLDGGAFLVNTSTKAYYKVINEKISTSGRKVMVFDNGTAMFTQNENNLAFINKDGQFEMEEMPGLPFSRYINLKRGIFISIESKYDELQKMII